Sequence from the Pontibacter pudoricolor genome:
TCCTTCTATATCTTTTTCAATGCGTGTATAAGGCGTAAATAGGAGGTCTGTTTTGTCCTCGGCTATTCCCAGACCATTGTCCTTTACCGATAGCATGACATAGCCTTCTTTTTCTTCTGTTTTAACAACTATTTCCGGAGGCCGGTCCTGAACCTGGTATTTAATAGCATTGCTCAGCAGGTTATAAAGTATGCTTCTCAGGTTTTTAGGAGAAAAATCTATAGTTGCAACACCCAGCTCATATGTTATTCTGGCCTGGCTTTCTATAATGCTGTCTTTTATAGTTAGTTCTACTTCATTCAGGATAGCATCAAAAGAAACCGTTTCTGTTATTTCCTTATAGTTACCTTCTATCTTCGCTATTTCAGATAACTCATTTATGATCGTGCGCATCCTGGTAACGGAGGAGTCCAGCATTTTCGCGATCATTTCCTGCTCCTGGTTAGCTTCGTCACATTTCTCCATCAACTCCGCAGATGTTGTCTTCAGGTGTTCCACCAATCCCTCAATGTTTGCCAAAGGTGCTTTCAGGTCGTGCGACACAGCATAGATAAAGGTCTCGTGCGAAGCATTTAACTTCTCCAGTTGTTTGAGCACTTTCATCCGGTCAGTGATATCAACAAAAGTAATGATGACACCATTTGCCCTGTTTTCCTTTTTTATCAGGTAAGGAATTATGTTCATCTGGAACCAGCGCATGTCAGTTGTCTGGATCTCTTTTTCGAAGATCTCCCCGGATTCAATTACGCTGTGTATGTTCT
This genomic interval carries:
- a CDS encoding sensor histidine kinase: MNMNGSKTIQRLIELNDELENYFRNTIIPQLFVDANLILRKFTPPAMKQFSFTPEHIGRPMQEMIDNIRYSTIVENIHSVIESGEIFEKEIQTTDMRWFQMNIIPYLIKKENRANGVIITFVDITDRMKVLKQLEKLNASHETFIYAVSHDLKAPLANIEGLVEHLKTTSAELMEKCDEANQEQEMIAKMLDSSVTRMRTIINELSEIAKIEGNYKEITETVSFDAILNEVELTIKDSIIESQARITYELGVATIDFSPKNLRSILYNLLSNAIKYQVQDRPPEIVVKTEEKEGYVMLSVKDNGLGIAEDKTDLLFTPYTRIEKDIEGTGIGLYLVKKLVENAEGKIEINSTLNQGTEFVIYLKPIVLEA